In Arachis hypogaea cultivar Tifrunner chromosome 17, arahy.Tifrunner.gnm2.J5K5, whole genome shotgun sequence, a single window of DNA contains:
- the LOC112763589 gene encoding uncharacterized protein gives MEKYFKRKLPLESEVTPLVSSNKKKFLEFNVESLAADPGQRPKISNYDPNDKDEVRRAYLQKDPCQPREHDFPQTYFGTSLRRFNADWFDEFGNWLEYSISKDAVFCLCCYLMKPDGASGDAFVKEDFSNWKKKERLQTHIGNHDSAHNQARRKCEALMKQKQHIEVVFPKHSDQAKRDYRTHLTATIECIRFLLRQGLTFRGDDESHNSNNQGNFLELLDFLAQHNTEIDRIFKNARGNLKLVAPKIQKDIVRAAASETTKVIIDDLGDDLFAVLVDEARDISVKEQMAVCLRYVNKEGIVIERFLGLVHISSTNALSLKVALESLLIKHNLSLARIRGQGYDGATNMQGEFNGLKSLILNENACAFYVHCFAHQLQLALVVVAKKQVEIALLFNLLASLCNIVGVSCKRKDMLRESQMQKTIVALQNGDVSSRHGLNQETTLKRTSDTRWGLHYGTILSLISIFSSVVEVLEVIEEDGNNLEQRVEACQLLNHIQSFEFVFNLHLMKSILGVTNELSQALQRSDQNIINAMTLVKVSK, from the coding sequence atggaaaaatatttcaaaagaaagtTACCACTAGAATCTGAAGTCACTCCATTAGTCTCTTCTAATAAAAAGAAGTTCTTAGAATTCAATGTGGAAAGTCTAGCAGCTGATCCTGGACAACgacccaaaatttcaaattatgatCCAAATGACAAAGATGAAGTTAGACGAGCTTATTTGCAAAAAGATCCTTGTCAACCAAGAGAACATGATTTTCCACAAACATATTTTGGAACTTCTCTCCGTAGATTTAATGCTGATTGGTTTGATGAATTTGGCAATTGGTTGGAATATAGTATTTCAAAAGATGCTGTATTTTGTCTCTGTTGCTATCTTATGAAACCTGATGGTGCGAGTGGTGATGCTTTTGTAAAAGAGGACTTTTCAAATTGGAAAAAGAAGGAGCGATTACAAACACATATTGGAAATCATGATAGTGCTCATAATCAAGCTCGAAGAAAATGCGAAGCACTCATGAAGCAAAAgcaacatattgaagttgtttttCCAAAGCATTCAGACCAAGCTAAAAGAGATTACCGAACTCACTTAACAGCAACAATTGAGTGCATTAGGTTCTTATTGCGACAAGGATTGACCTTTCGTGGTGATGATGAATCGCACAATTCAAATAATCAAGGTAATTTTTTGGAGCTTCTTGACTTTCTTGCTCAACATAATACAGAGATTGATCGTATTTTCAAAAATGCTCGTGGAAATCTTAAGCTAGTAGCACCTAAAATTCAAAAAGATATTGTTAGAGCTGCTGCAAGTGAAACTACTAAagttattattgatgatcttggAGATGATTTATTTGCTGTTTTAGTTGATGAAGCTCGAGACATTTCTGTTAAAGAGCAAATGGCTGTTTGTTTGCGGTATGTGAACAAAGAAGGGATTGTAATAGAGCGATTTCTTGGCCTTGTCCATATTTCTAGCACAAATGCGTTGTCGTTAAAAGTAGCTTTGGAATCTTTATTAATAAAGCATAATTTAAGTTTAGCAAGAATACGTGGACAAGGTTACGATGGAGCTACTAATATGCAGGGAGAATTTAATGGCTTAAAAAGTTTGATCTTAAATGAAAATGCTTGTGCTTTTTATGTTCATTGTTTTGCTCACCAACTTCAATTAGCACTTGTGGTTGTTGCAAAGAAACAAGTTGAAATTGCACTACTTTTTAATTTGCTTGCTAGTTTGTGCAATATTGTTGGAGTTTCTTGTAAACGTAAAGACATGCTTCGTGAAAGTCAAATGCAAAAGACAATTGTTGCATTACAAAATGGAGATGTTTCTAGTAGGCATGGCTTAAATCAAGAAACAACATTGAAAAGGACAAGTGATACTCGATGGGGCTTACATTATGGTACAATACTTAGCttgatttctattttttcttccgTGGTAGAAGTTCTTGAAGTTATTGAGGAAGATGGAAATAATCTTGAACAAAGAGTTGAAGCATGCCAATTATTGAATCATAttcaatcttttgaatttgtattcAATCTACATTTGATGAAAAGTATATTAGGAGTTACTAATGAGTTGTCTCAAGCTCTACAAAGAAGTGATCAAAACATTATAAATGCTATGACATTGGTTAAAGTGTCTAAGTAA
- the LOC112764308 gene encoding catalase: protein MDPYKYRPSSAFNTPFWTTNSGNPVWNNNSVLTVGNRGPILLEDYQFVEKLANFDRERIPERVVHARGASAKGFFEVTHDVSHLTCADFLRAPGVQTPVIVRFSTVIHERGSPETIRDPRGFATKFYTREGNFDLVGNNFPVFFIRDAMKFPDVIHAFKPNPKSNVQENWRILDFLSHHPESFNTFTWFYDDVGIPINYRHMEGFGVHTYTLLNKAGKVLYVKFHWKPTCGVKSLLEEEAIRIGGTNHSHATQDLYDSIAAGNYPEWKLYFQTMDPDHEDNFDFDPLDTTKTWPEDILPLQPVGRLVLNKNIDNFFAENEMLAFSMHVVPGISYSNDKMLQGRIFAYADTQRHRLGPNYLQIPVNAPKCAHHNNHHDGFMNFMHRDEEVNYFPSRFDPVRHAERVPMSSALISGQRERSVIVKENNFKEGGDRYRSWAPDRQERFIRRWIEALSDQRLTHEIRSIWISYLTQADRSLGQKVASRLNVRPNI, encoded by the exons ATGGATCCTTACAAG TACCGGCCATCCAGCGCGTTCAACACACCCTTCTGGACCACCAACAGCGGCAACCCTGTTTGGAACAACAACTCCGTTCTTACTGTTGGAAACAGAG GTCCAATTCTGTTGGAGGATTATCAATTTGTGGAGAAGCTTGCAAACTTCGACAGGGAGCGGATCCCGGAGCGTGTAGTGCACGCGAGGGGAGCTAGCGCTAAGGGCTTCTTCGAAGTGACACACGACGTTTCACACCTAACATGCGCCGACTTCCTCCGCGCCCCGGGAGTGCAAACCCCCGTCATCGTCCGTTTCTCCACCGTCATCCACGAGCGCGGCAGCCCCGAGACCATCCGCGACCCCCGCGGCTTCGCCACCAAGTTCTACACCCGCGAAGGCAACTTCGATCTCGTCGGCAACAACTTCCCCGTCTTCTTCATCCGCGACGCCATGAAATTCCCTGACGTCATCCACGCCTTCAAGCCAAACCCCAAGTCCAACGTCCAAGAGAATTGGCGCATTCTCGACTTCCTCTCCCACCACCCCGAAAGCTTCAACACTTTCACGTGGTTCTATGATGACGTGGGCATCCCCATTAATTACCGTCACATGGAGGGTTTCGGTGTTCACACCTACACTCTCCTCAACAAAGCTGGCAAGGTTCTGTATGTCAAGTTTCACTGGAAGCCAACTTGTGGCGTTAAGTCCCTTCTAGAAGAAGAGGCCATTCGCATCGGAGGAACCAACCACAGCCACGCAACGCAAGATTTGTATGATTCCATCGCTGCCGGTAACTACCCCGAATGGAAGCTCTACTTTCAGACTATGGACCCTGATCACGAGGACAATTTTGACTTTGACCCTCTTGACACTACCAAGACTTGGCCGGAGGATATTCTTCCTCTTCAGCCGGTTGGTCGCTTGGTTTTGAACAAGAACATTGACAATTTCTTCGCTGAGAATGAAATGCTTGCTTTCAGTATGCATGTGGTGCCTGGTATTAGCTACTCCAATGATAAGATGCTTCAAGGTAGGATCTTCGCTTATGCTGACACTCAGAGGCATAGGCTTGGTCCTAACTATCTTCAGATTCCTGTTAATGCTCCAAAATGTgctcatcataacaatcaccatgATGGTTTTATGAACTTCATGCACAGGGATGAAGAG GTGAACTACTTCCCTTCAAGGTTTGATCCTGTTCGTCACGCAGAAAGGGTCCCCATGTCTAGTGCTCTTATTAGTGGACAACGCGAAAGG AGTGTAATTGTGAAGGAGAACAACTTTAAGGAAGGCGGAGATAGATACCGTTCTTGGGCACCTGACAG ACAAGAAAGATTTATCCGCAGATGGATTGAGGCATTGTCTGACCAACGTCTGACCCATGAAATCCGCAGCATTTGGATCTCATACCTGACTCAGGCTGATCGTTCTCTTGGTCAGAAGGTAGCAAGTCGTTTGAATGTGAGGCCAAACATCTAA